In the genome of Cyclopterus lumpus isolate fCycLum1 chromosome 19, fCycLum1.pri, whole genome shotgun sequence, the window CTTCCTAAGTGTGACTATTATTTATGACTGCAgacctttgtttgtttttttatacttgtctctgtctctcccatgtttcccgtatgtctgtaaaatgtataataaatgcAAAATAATTTCACTAGTTTCACACAAGCTATGATTTCTATTTTCTGAGGGCAGACAGGAAGCAAAGCGCCACACTAATCCTCATTTGGTGTGGTCATTTTATCCTGCAGCACCTATGCAAATACACGGTCCCTTTGCAGAAACACTCATCTTACTCTTATCTGAACCACGTGATGTTTGGCACCTGGCACGAACGAGCAGTACTAAGGTTCAGGAACGACCAGTAAACAATTGATTAAATGTCATGGATATTGTACAGTAACTTTAAAACTGTTACAGAGGAACAATTGATCACACCAGAGCTCTTGTGTTTTAATATTACGGACCTAATTGGCCCCGTGGTGCTTAATTACACTCATTGCATCGGGTCGTGTTTCTGCATCAACCATCAAGTTAattcctttttctcttcctgccGAACTCTGCAACATTGAAAAAGACCGGTTCCTCTTCAACAAGCGTTTACAGAACATTTACATAGTATTGTtgactttccaaaaaaaaaattctgcagAACAAAGTAGGGACCGAGCAGCACTTCACTCTCTCAAGTAAGAGGAGATAACATTCCGCTACAATATGCACACATATTTCTTTCAGCATGTTTGACTTAGATGTGACCTTTGAGACAAAAAGCCCTGTTGACATAAAGGAGGCCCTCCATAGTTATTTTTAATAAGTTACCATGTATTCGGTTCTGTGTGGGTGAGCCGCTACACAGGACAAGCCTCAGAGATCACAGCAGGAAGGGAGGCAAGCGTTTCTGAAATCACTAACCAGCCGCAAAGcttttcaatgctgcagaaagagagagagagagagagggagagagagaggaggtccCAAGGGCACCGAGGACTCTGCTGCCCCCATAATTGAGCTGCAGCTTCATTAGATTCTCAGGTTTCCTCCCGTGTGCCAGCTTCTCCGTTGACCCGTGGCAGCCAAGTTGAATGAGTTGATGAGGGGCCCATGGGCGTTCCCCGCCTGGTGTTTATAATAACGCAAATgggtcttttttattattttgtttgtttggggcCTTGGAAGCCACAGAAAAACGGAGGGCTGACTTTTACCTGCAAACTTCACGTGTGCAGTCTCTATGTCAACAACCAGAAATGTTATTAAATGTACGACTTAGCTTGTAGCCAACTTTAATTAAGGAAGCTAATCTCAGTAACACGACATCCGTTAAAATAACACACAGCGCATTGTTTCATACGATTTTCGAGTTTGTTAATCCTtatatttcaaaatgtcttATTGACAGACTTTAAATATTTGTCTCCATCTTGTAGGGCTCCAATCACAGAGTATTTTTTTCTAATAATCTCAGTCATTTGTTCTATTAAATATGAGCAAACAGTATTTAACATGCCCTTTACAACTTGTATAGGTCAAGATGACATCTGAAAATGTCACgttttacaaacaaacagtccAAAAACGCAACAATATTCAATTACTTGTCACATAAGAGGTGGAAAACAAACCAATTTTAAGTTTTTCTGGATCTATTCTGAGGCaattctgcatttaaaaaaacaacgaaaACAGTTCCTTCAGCAGCATGTTAGAGACATAAAGTTTAAAGAAAAgctacaaaatgtgttttctcaccTTGTTGATGACGAGCTGGCTGAAGGAGTTACTCTCAGATGTGAAGTTGTCCCCCCATGCTTACAAATATTCACCGTCGCTCTCTATAttaatgtttcttcttcttctcaggtGATCATGCACAGGtgcagcatctctctctctctctcactctctctctctctctctctttcacctctgtactcccctcctctctgtagCACACACcctcctcaaacacacacacaccctcacctgAAGCCTGCACCGGCTAAGTGCACGAGCGAGTAAATGTTGCAACTGTGTGATTTAGTGCAGCCGGCCCAGTCCACATCCAGATTACTGACAGCCGGGGTAATGTGAACTGGAGGTGAGCGGCTCTCAGACTGCAAATAAACTCCTGTTATCAGGCTTTAAACCCCCAGTCTGGTCTTAATGTGGAATTTGGACGCAGAATAAAGTAATCTTTGTGTttaaacttcttcttctttctttcttttatgtaATTGCTTtaagctggagagagaaaagagatgtCAGGgctctgaaaaacaaaaggtcacgagaaggaggtgaaggccTCCTCCGATGTTTTGCATGCGTGGCGTAGATCATGGGCGGAGAATGGACGCTCACTTTGCAAGTTTGGTTTACATTCAAATGACCTGAAAATAGGTCGTGTGAGAGGCAcggctgcggctgcggctgcggctgcggctgcgcATGCCGGGAGTTAATGGCAGTGGTTGagacattttcatttctttaagTTCACTAGTTCACAAAGAGTTGGAGtacagttaaaaataaaatatgcacctctgagatgtagtaaaaagtacaatatgtacctctgagatgtagtggagtaaaaagtagaCATTAAATTATGTTGCATTGATTTTGgggtgaatatatatatatatatatatatatatatatatatatatatatatatatatatatatatataacttaacCTCTGGGAATTTcatcattaaatatatttataatatatttggtACCATTGTGattctaatatttattttacttttatttaagtaaaatattaaatgtgtgaatttaactttcttttttttaactattagattagattagactttattcatccccacgtggaaattacattattactttttcAATATCACTAAAACAGTTATTAAAATGATACACGGATCATttaatcatataatatatacagtagtagtacagtatacatataatatatacaggAGTAATACATCAAGTCACAccatttttataaaaagaaaaagcttttccTCAACTAGGATTTTCAACACAGTACTTTTACaggatatttattttgtataagtacttttacttcaaggATCCAAGTAATTCTTCCtccacatacataaataatacgACTCATTCTCATCTCAGTTAAAGCTCGACACCGCCCTCTACCGGCGAACCGCAACTCTGCAACCAACccggatgtaaaaaaaaaacaaccaatcggCGACCGGCATCAGCATCGCGTCCCATGATTGGTCCGACCTGCAGCCCCGAACGCAACGTCCCGTCCTGCCATTGGCTCCCGTTCTCCTAACGTGTCAGTGGAGTCCGAATGgtgaattaaaaacaagaaacCTGTCAAATAACAACACAAATGAAGCCGTAACGTCGCGCACGAGCTTTGgttttaaacaacaacataaaaggTGGAGAAACAATGGAGGTAAGAGGAAATGAAGTCTCTCTCACGCGCTTTTTAAAAACGTCGCGGACACGCAGTCAAAGTCCAGCGagatgtgtgcatatatattagtaaataaaatagtttgtcctttctggtgtgtgtgtgtgtgtgtgtgtgtgtgtgtgtgtgtgtgtgtgtgtgtgtgtgtgtgtgtgtgtgtgtgtgtgtgtgtgtgtgtgtgtgtgtgtgtgtgtgtgtgtgtgtgtgtgtgtgtgtgtgtgtgtgtgtgtgtgtgtgtgtgtgtgtgtgtgtgtgtgtgtgtgtgtgtgtgtgtgtgtgtgtgtgtgtgtgtgtgtgtgtgtgtgtgtgtgtgtgtgtgtgtgtgtgtgtgtgtgtgtgtgtgtgtgtgtgtgtgtgtgtgtgtgtgtgtgtgtgtgtgtgtgtgtgtgtgtgtgtgtgtgtgtgtgtgtgtgtgtgtgtgtgtgtgtgtgtgtgtgtgtgtgtgtgtgtgtgcgcgcgcaagATGCAGATGCATAGGAAGTACacgtttttatatatatatatatttaattttaaactgtttttttctctcacttcaACAGAATATTCAAAGTCTTCCAATCGACATTCAGACCAGCAAACTGTTAGGTGAGTCaacaatatattaattatgATATTTCTGGATTAATATCACtgttgcattaatgtgtgtttcattgttgCTCCTTTCTACATCCGGTCGTCTAGTTCAATCTCCCTCAACGCGTCATATTCTATGAGAACCTCGTATCTCTATAAACAACAGACAGCATGTTTTCAGATGTATTTTACAGCCGGTCcaaagagtttattatttatctgaagaaacaggaggaaacaaacaaaacattcaacatcaacacatctggagataCAAGGTTTTACCTCAACTCTGagtaaaaagcacaatatttacctctgagatgtagaggAGGAGAAATCTAAAGTTGCAGAAAATAGAAACACTCGAGTGAAGGACAAGTACCTTGAAGTTGTACTTGTGTACGTGTACTTTCCCCCTCCGCTGATGCCTAAATGAGTACTTCACAGGTGAACGGATCCACAGGTATCACGTTGAATCCTCCTGCGTCCACAGACTGGCTGCTGGACCGACGTCACTGTAACCTCACGTGGCAAAACGCAGTGAAGGGGATCAGGGAGAAGATCAATGTGGCCATCCAGGACATGCCAGAGAACGAGGAGATCAAGCAGCTTCTCTCCGGCTCCTGTAGGTCcaatatctctctctatatctatatatatatctatatatatatatatagatatatatatacattgtgcCTCTCCTCAGCATAATTCATGTGTAGAAactgctcctcatcctctgcTTGAACGCTTATAAATGATCatacttttgttttattcttctttattttttattgaaagaCATTCACTACTTCCACTGCTTGAGGATCGTGGAGATACTGAAGGGAACCGAGGCGTCCTCCAAGAACATCTTCGGCAGGTATTCATCTCAGCGGATGAAGGTGAGCGGATTCGAGCTGCGATGGTCCGTCGGGTCGGACGGAGTTTAGATTTTaagtttctgtttgtgttcgCAGGACTGGCAGGAGATCGTGTCCCTTTACGAGACGGATAACGTGTATTTGGGTAAGCCTCACACCTCGACATGTATTTGTGTACAGCGTGAGAGCCTCAGGCGTCGGAAGGCGATCGATTTATAGAAactaaatgagtgtgtgtgtgtgtgtgtgtgtgtgtcacagcggAGGCGGCCAGCTTGCTGAGTCGCAACGTGAGCTACGAAGGCCCGGCCCTGAGGAAGCAGCTGGCCAAAgcccagcagctgcagcaggagctgAGCCGGCGGGAGGTGGAGGGCCAGAGCTCCGCCGCAGACCTGAAGGAGCGCTACTACGCCGCCTGCAAGCAGTACGGCATCACGGTAAACACGCGGTTGCTTGGACACATAGACATAACTGCCCTCTGCGGCAGGCATTCTTCACGCTGTCGCTCTatgcccctcccccttctcagGGAGAAAATGTGTCTCGTGAGCTTCAGGCGCTGGTCAAAGACCTGCCAGCGGTTCTTGAGGAAGTCGGCAAAGATGCAGCGAAGTTAGAGGAGCAGATACGACTTTACACCGCCTTCACCAACTTCGTGTGTGATTGGTGAGCGCAAAGCATCGGAAGTATAGTCAACGATAATCCTCGTTGCAATGAACGTACACGGTGACCTTTTTGCCCCCCCCGTGTGGTCATCTGTAGGTCTGACCCGGTGCTGCACATGCTGACGTTCGGCCAGAAGAGAGGAAACGCGACGTTTTACGAGTGGAGGACGGGGAAAGTCCCCGAAGTTATCGAGAGGCCGGACGTGGAGGAAGCACCTCCTGATCCGATCACAGACGAAGCGGTTGGTCtcatcacatatatatatatatatatatatatatatatatatatatatatatatatattttattccagactcatgagtccataaagcaacaaacacaaatacaacaatatataaaatacaatagaGGGACAcaggtacaattactgcagttaaaaagtcaaaataccttgtatcactctgtgttggctcaatatatatatatatatatatatatatatatatatatatatatattgtttttatatatatatatattttatatatactttttttaatatatatatatatatatatatatatatttatttttttaaatatatattttatttatatatatatatatatatatattttaaatatatatttatatatttttaaatatatatatattttatatatacttttttttaaatatatatatatatatatatatatatatatatatatcaggatCATATAATAGAAATGTTctatcactttttcttttttcttaattgATAAATTCTTCTTAAATCCATTGTTtttcgttgttgtttttaaaaatacattattaagtCGAACTTAAGCTCATGTAGCAGCTTTGTGCTGCTGTGAGATAATAACAAACACcagaataaatcaaataaatacacttaATGTTTAAATCCAACGTGTCGTATCGTGTCCTGCTTTAGATCGACTGGGGCGACTTTGGCAGCGGCGCCGACGCTCAGGGCGTCGACTCTGAGGACGGAATAAACTGGGGCATCAGTCTGGAGCCGAGCTCAGAGGTGAGACACCTGAACGCCTTCTGGTTCCACGTCCGCCTCAGAATCGTTGTTATCTTTTAATGTGAAGATATTCAGATGAATTGGGGAACAATATCTGCAGAAAGAATATATTAATACAGGCGGCTCGGGTTTGTTTCTTCAGCTGCActgtcaaatacattttttaatgaaaaatgtaaatataaataaacattcagTATTCAACAGGAAACCAAATTGAAGAACAGTTTGAACAGTttgctaaaaaaataaacagaataatataataaatgcaaTCGCTAaaagtataaatgtatatattgatTCCTAGTTTATATTCAGTATTTATCAATATGCAACACGCGATTGAAGAGTttgctaaattaaaaaaaaattatatatatatatatattttttaaatatatattttatttatatatatatatatatatatatatattttatatatacttttttttaaatatatatatatatcaggatCATATATACTATTtgaactgtatatatatatatatatatatatatatatatatatatatatatatatatatatatatatacagttcaAATAGTTAACtggaaataatgaatgaataattaggaaaaagtaataaataaatgaaccaaAGCGTGACAATTCAACACCAGTATGAACGTTATGAAACTACCAGTGTTACACAGTTAGAGGCATTGAAATGAACCCATTTGGATCATGACGATGGCGTTGGTGAGAAGCTTTGCTCTGATGTGATCTCTCCGCCTCCTCGACAGGACGCTGCTGGTATCGACTGGGGAGACGGCGACGCAGCTCCCGTAGAAATCGAAATCGTGGACGCGGCCGCCGACTGTAActactgttttttgtttttgttttcctgcacAACTTCTCACAAGCTCAGCTGTTGACATCTGTGTTTGCTAAAGACACGCCCGTCTTCCCCTCAGGTCCCGAGGGTGTGGCGAGAGGCGAGGACGCTTTGTCCGTACTGGAGAACTCCCAGTCACGCAGCCAGTTCATCGACGAGCTGACGGAGGTAAAACGAGGCCGCGCGTCCACTCGATCTCTGTGTATTTGCTGCTGTGGCCAGAATTGTGATTATAGTCCTAAAACAAGCTTTTAAAAAGCCGCTGTGGACGAGATGGCGaccacagtggagcatttagcttCTGAAGAGACAGATACGTCCCTCCGGAGATGGCCAAACGGAAATATTGTC includes:
- the cdk5rap3 gene encoding CDK5 regulatory subunit-associated protein 3 isoform X1, giving the protein MENIQSLPIDIQTSKLLDWLLDRRHCNLTWQNAVKGIREKINVAIQDMPENEEIKQLLSGSYIHYFHCLRIVEILKGTEASSKNIFGRYSSQRMKDWQEIVSLYETDNVYLAEAASLLSRNVSYEGPALRKQLAKAQQLQQELSRREVEGQSSAADLKERYYAACKQYGITGENVSRELQALVKDLPAVLEEVGKDAAKLEEQIRLYTAFTNFVCDWSDPVLHMLTFGQKRGNATFYEWRTGKVPEVIERPDVEEAPPDPITDEAIDWGDFGSGADAQGVDSEDGINWGISLEPSSEDAAGIDWGDGDAAPVEIEIVDAAADCPEGVARGEDALSVLENSQSRSQFIDELTELETFLTQRIAEMGEEGDVVAMSQFQMAPSVIQGQSREHVREMLSVVQDLLVRLTSLRMQHLFMIQASPRYVERVSEVLRQKLKQADVLLLKGATMVEKRQEALEEQSRLEPRVDLLAGCTRELQKMIEADISKRYNKRPVNLMGVNI
- the cdk5rap3 gene encoding CDK5 regulatory subunit-associated protein 3 isoform X2 — its product is MPENEEIKQLLSGSYIHYFHCLRIVEILKGTEASSKNIFGRYSSQRMKDWQEIVSLYETDNVYLAEAASLLSRNVSYEGPALRKQLAKAQQLQQELSRREVEGQSSAADLKERYYAACKQYGITGENVSRELQALVKDLPAVLEEVGKDAAKLEEQIRLYTAFTNFVCDWSDPVLHMLTFGQKRGNATFYEWRTGKVPEVIERPDVEEAPPDPITDEAIDWGDFGSGADAQGVDSEDGINWGISLEPSSEDAAGIDWGDGDAAPVEIEIVDAAADCPEGVARGEDALSVLENSQSRSQFIDELTELETFLTQRIAEMGEEGDVVAMSQFQMAPSVIQGQSREHVREMLSVVQDLLVRLTSLRMQHLFMIQASPRYVERVSEVLRQKLKQADVLLLKGATMVEKRQEALEEQSRLEPRVDLLAGCTRELQKMIEADISKRYNKRPVNLMGVNI